From a single Oreochromis niloticus isolate F11D_XX linkage group LG4, O_niloticus_UMD_NMBU, whole genome shotgun sequence genomic region:
- the antkmt gene encoding adenine nucleotide translocase lysine N-methyltransferase, translated as MDDDTPDEVFAELKSRPIGGWGVAQIAAGTGLAVYAMWAGILQPGFRKVPLKLQVPYIPASRAQVQNVMTLLRGRQGGLVDLGSGDGRIVLEAHRRGFSPAVGYELNPWLVRLARFYAWRAGHHGKVSYRREDLWKVDLTKCKNITVFLAPSVLSLLQEKLEAELPDDALVVAGRFPFPDWKPCIIEGHGVDRAWAYSVQAQRQHTVNKNNNLTTTESFTVN; from the exons ATGGATGATGACACACCAGATGAGGTCTTTGCTGAGTTGAAGTCCAGGCCCATTGGAGGATGGGGTGTTGCTCAGATAGCCGCTGGCACTGGGCTTGCTGTATATGCCATGTGGGCAGGAATCCTCCAGCCAGGCTTCCGAAAAGTCCCCTTGAAGCTACAG GTTCCCTACATTCCTGCCAGCAGAGCCCAAGTACAAAATGTAATGACCCTTCTCAGAGGTCGACAGGGAGGTCTTGTGGATTTAGGATCTGGTGATGGTCGTATA GTCTTGGAAGCCCATCGGCGTGGCTTCAGTCCTGCTGTCGGTTATGAGCTCAACCCCTGGCTTGTTCGCCTGGCCCGATTTTATGCATGGAGAGCAGGGCATCATGGAAAAGTATCGTACAGACGAGAAGACCTCTGGAAG GTGGACTTGACAAAATGCAAGAATATCACTGTGTTTTTGGCTCCTAGTGTG CTTTCGTTGTTGCAGGAGAAGTTAGAGGCCGAGCTGCCTGATGATGCCTTAGTGGTGGCAGGCCGTTTTCCCTTTCCTGACTGGAAACCTTGCATAATTGAGGGACATGGCGTGGACAGAGCTTGGGCATACAGCGTGCAAGCACAAAGACAGCACACtgtcaacaaaaataacaacctCACAACAACAGAGTCTTTTACAGTGAACTAA